The genomic region ACACCATCAACACCTTTACCAGACGCCCTCACCACGTCATCACTGAGTCCATGCCTAACAATACCAATTGGCCTCAGGAATAACCCGTCATTGTTCACCACGAAGTACTTGGATAATTCGTTATAGGCATCATTATCTCTAAGTAATTCAATTATTAGGGCACTTAATAATCCATTTTTCTTGATAATATTCATAATCTCTTTAATATCCACAAAACCGTAATTAATATGTACTGCATTTAAATATTATTTTGTTATGCAAGGTTGAAATATAAAAGAAAATCGTGAATACAAGGCATTTTAGAATTGCATTAATAATAAGCCTATCGTATTGACTATAATCATATTTAGCCTTATCAATGCAACCTATTACTATAAAAGTACGGTAATGTACAGGGTGTCTCAAATAATGTTAATGCATTTTTAGGCTAACTTTGGTGATAATGGTTATTGTTATTATAATAGCGCTGGTGGCTTTAGCGAGTACTAAGTATCACAATTACGTGGTATTAATAATCATAATTGATAATTGACTTTATTAAGTAAGTATTTAGGGTTTACTCATGTTTAGTAAAATAAAAATAACGTAATATCAATTGAGGCAGTATTTCGTAGATGATTCATGGTTAGGGTCATCACTGATTATGGCTAACGCGTTAGTAATTTAGCTAGGACTAGTACGTAGTAATGATGGTTAGTAATTACGGTTACTTTGAGCAATTCGACGAAAGGACCGCGAGGATATATAGGTTCCTTGAGGTGTTACTGCTATGGAGTTATAAGTTAACGGCGAATACTCTTAGGAAATTCGTGAAGCCACCGGCGAGGATCCTTGAAATAGGGCCAGGCACTGGTAGGTTAGCCAACATACTAAGTGGTTATGGTTATCACGTCGTCGGTGCTGACGTGAGCCTACCAATGCTTAGGCAGGCCAGGAGGTTTTGGAGACCTGACTTTGTAAATGCAGGTAGTTGGGCATTACCAATTACGCCGGGTAGGTTTGACGCCGCTATAGCCATGTTCACACTCCATCACTGGGGCGACCACGCACTATCTATTAGGAATGTCTACGACTCATTAAGGCCTAACTCCGTGTTCATAATCGTTGAGGCTGATGCTGATAAGATTGGGACATTAGGGAGTCATTCATGCAGTGAGAGATGTTTAGCGAACGTACTGACTCCCTACTTTAATGCTGATTTCATCAGGTCATTCCCATTGATAATAGCCATTGGTAGGAAGTTAAAGTAATTAATACGGCATGAATTTAGTAATGGATGAGTGGTTTATATGTTAGTAAATTAAAGAGGAGAGCCCTGAATGCACTTCGTATTGCCGAGAATACCGATGATTTTGATTTAGCAATGTTCCTCATAGATCAGGCACTTCAACTCTACATAAAGGCTGTTTATTTCGAGTTGTTCGGGTCTAAGGTTAGGGGTCACGGCATTAGGGAATTGATTGGTATGTTGATCAAGGGACTTGGGTCCCAGGGCTTTAGTGAATTAGTGCGTGAGTTGAGGGATTTTGTGATTTATAATAGGGATATACTGATAATGCTTGAGGAGGCGTACACCGAGGGTAGGTATGGTGAAATTAGCTATGACATTGATGATATATCTAAAGCACTTAATGTGGCTAAGGAATTAATAAGATTGTTAGATAGGGTTGTTAGTAATGTCAAGTTGGGTTAGGTACCACTTCGAGCACCTGAGGAGATGGAGAGAGTATGCAGTGGCGGTTATGAGGGCTGCCAGGGACTTAATACCGGGTGTTAGGGTTTTCGTCATTGGTGGGGTTGCTGAGGGTAGGACAACGGTCCTTAGTGACATAGACATACTAATAATCATACCAAGGGAAGTCACCGTGAATAAGGGGAGGCTTTATAGGGACATTCTCATTAGGGCTATGGATGTCTACGGCCTTCCCTGGGATGCACCCGTAGAACTACACATTGTTAACGATGATGAGGGCAGGTATTATTTTGAGTCATCAAGTAGGGTTATTGAGATTGATGATGGCTCTAGGTAAAGCAGCCGTGCCTTAGGTAATGGAGTACGTAACCCACAGATGCACCTTCAATTGCCGTAACTGATGCAGCGACTATGATGTTTATTAATGGGGGTGGGTCGATTATTGTCGTAAATAGGGCTAGGATAATTGCTAGAGCGAGCTGCGATAATGCCAACGCCTTAAGTGATCCCTTATTCACCATGCACTTAATTTCCCTCTTGATTTCTAGTTGACTTTTCATTAATAATTATATTATTTATTGTATTTATTTAAGCATTTCTTAGCGTATGAATAATTATGCATACCTATCACGCATAAAATCAGTAAGTACGTTACGTAAAGTCTCCTCATTAACTATGGGTGTGGTGCATGCGGAATATGCACAGACATACGCCAACGGGCTCCCTTTTCTCCTGTATTCATTTACCATAGCCCTTATTGAGTTATCCATTAATAAGTCGTCGACGCTATCACTAATAATTGGGATCACCAACTTACCTGGCCTAAAGGTCCTTAATGCCATTCTTAAAAGTCTTATGAAATCGTCATTGGCATCACCAACAATTACCACCTTAGGTGGATCCCTCAAGTACCAATCAAGGGCTATGAAGTATGATGATGCAGCGGGTCCGTACCTCATTGCCAGGGAGTATAACGCCCTTATTCCGTTATTAACCTCCTTGCTGAACTTGTCAATGCCAGTCACCCTATATAGGTTCATTAAAGCAATCAACGCCAGGGAGTTTGGGCTCCAATTCGGCGTGTCTGCAATGGGCTTTATCCTTAGCGTCATTGGCTCATCGGGCATGTCCGTATCGTAGAAACCACCATCTGGCGCCCTAAACTTATCAACTATGTCATTACCGAGCTTAATCGCGAACTCCAGGTACTTCCTATCACCCGTATGACTATACGCCATCAACGCAGCTAGAAGAGTATAGGAATAATCCTCTAGCAAACCTGGTAGCGAAAGAGTGTTGCATCTGAATGCCCTACGTAATCCGTCACTTCTATACATATTATTCATAATGAAGTCGATGATCTTTAATGAATGTTCAATTACGCCGTTAATGCTCATGTAGTCACTAGCCATTGTATACGCAATAGCCATGGCTGAGGACCAGCCTGCGTATATCGTGGTATCTATTCGAGGGCTCTTTCTCTGTCTTCTTGCATTAATCATCTTACTTATTGCGGAGTTAAGCAATGACCTAGCCATATTAATGCTGATGCCCAACTTATTAGCGACCTCCTCAATACTTAACGCTCTATGCAGGACAGCCTTCTCATTACCCCGAAACTTAAATATGCCGAAGTACCAATAAATAATGTTAAACTCATCATTCGATAGTAACCCCCTCAACTCATCAACACTCCACTTATAGTAGCCACCCTCATCCTTAAAATCAACATCGGCATCCTGACTGGCGTAGTAACCGCCGTCTGGGTTTGCCAACGTATCATTAACGTAATTAATAATGCCCACCCCAATTTCTCGTAACTCATCATCCATGGTAATGGCGTATGCCTCGGAATAATTCATTAGAAGCTCGGCATTATCAATGAGTAACTTCTCAAAGTGTGGTATCAACCAACCACTATCCACGGAATACCTATGGAAACCACCACCCAACTGATCATAAATACCGCCCCTCCCCATCCTTATTAATGTTTCACGTACAATATTGATTAAGGCGCTACCCGTGTAGAAGCCCCTATAAAGTAATAGTGCGTGGTACGTGACCTGGGGAAACTTAGGCGCCATTCCGAAACCGCCATGCTCATTGTCGTACATATCCACGATCTTAACCACCACATCATCCACAACACCAATGTCCAAATTATCAGTGACGGTGGAGACGTAGGAGCTTGTTATTGCATTGCTAATCTCCCTAATTAGTTCACCTATCTGATCCCTCCTACTTCTATAGGCGTCTAGTACGGCCCTTAATACCCTAACCATACCAGGTAAGCCCATGCCATCCCTAGGCGGGAAGTAGGTACCGGCGTAGATAACCTCACCCTTAGGCGTTGCGAAGACTGTCAACGGCCATCCACCCTGCCCAGCAATTAATAATGCAGCCTCCTGATACCTCCTATCAATATCGGGTCTCTCATCCCTATCCACCTTAATTGGTATGAAGTAATCATTTATTAATTGGACAACCTCCGGATCCTTATACGTGGTCTCATCCATAACATGGCACCAGTGGCACCACCCAGCACCAATGTCAATTAGTAATGGCTTATCCTCATTTATGGCCTTCTCAAAGGCCTTAGCACACCAACCCCACCACTTTACCGGGCTGTTCAGAGCCTCAAGTACGTAGGGTGACCGTGATTGTGAAAGACATTGAATCCTCTCATCAATATCCATTAATTCAATGTATATATACGTGTTAAAAAGGGTGCCTACTAAGTTTAGTAAATACTAACACGGCATTGGTAGTCAAGGTTCCTCGCCACGTTTAATTGGGGCACCACGACTTATCCAATCAAGCCAGGAACCAAGGTAAACCCTAACCTTACTAAAGCCAAGTAACTCTGTTAAGGCAAACCACACAAGGGCCGACCTACCGCCAGTCCTACAATAAAGTATTATGTTGTCATTTTGTGAAAGTCCGTACCTATCAACCACCTTCACAATCTCATCACGATCCCTAAACCTATTGGTTCTGGGTTCGAGAAATAGATTCCAGGGCATGTTAATGGCGCCTGGTATATGGCCCCAAATATCCACGTCACTACCCATGTACTCACAGGGAGACCTAACATCAATAAGTAGCGTATCACCGCCAATATTTCCATTGGTAACCAGCTCGTATACTTGATCGAAATTGACGAAATAATCCTTAAGATTAACAACTACATTCAACCAATCCCTTTGATTGAAATTACTGCTATACACGTGTCCATTACATGTGCATAGAGGGCCCTTATGTATTAGCCAATTTACCTTACCACCGTTAAGCAATGATATGTGTTTAAAACCAAGAGCCTTTAATACCATGTAGGCTAATGCCGCGTGCCTATTATCAATCTCATCAAGAAGCACGATATGCCTATCCCGGGTTATGCCCTTAACGGCTAAATCCATGATTAATGCTTCATAATCCCTTATAATGCCCACATCACGTAATAAATCACCATAAAGTCTTAACAATGTTGAACCAGGTATATGCCAACTGAGGTATCCAGCCCCTGGATTCTCGTCTATCTCAACTACGATATAGGGACTAGAAATAAATGAGGCGAAGCCACGATTAAGATAGCTCAGTATATCCTCCACCTCGGTTAATGACTCCACAAATATGCGATGGTAATACGATTTATAAGTATGGATTATTAGTGCATTTTTTACATACATTTGTATATATCTCTATAAATATGGATATAGATAAGCTAACTGCGCAAAAACTGCATAGTTATCAATAACATATTAAGTTCCGCATTGGTTGTAAATCGATGGCTGAGGAAAGAAAATTGGGCATTGTATTCGCATCGGGTGCCGCAAATAGGATTTGCTGCCTAGTGGTTTATGGCGCAGCTGCACTGGCGGCTGGTTATAAGGTAGTCGTTCACCTGGTTAATGAGGGATTGGTCGCCTTTAGGAAGGATGTATTACCAAGACTAAACACCCAGGACCTGGGCGTGACGATAGGACCGGCTATGTATGTCCCCTACATAGAGACGTACTTAAGGAATTTAAAGAATGCCGTGGAGAAGGGCGAGTTTAAGGACTGGTACTCATACCTGAAGGAGCTTAAGTCGGTCTATGGCGATAAATTCAAAATATACGCATGCCCACTTGCCGCACAACTCTATAACATAAAGAAGGAGGACTTAGTGGACATAGTGGACGAGATTAAGGGTGCGGAGTCATTCCTTGAGGAGGTCTATGGAGGACCGATACTGTATTTATGATGTGAAGTAAATAAAGCCGAATAACATATCTTTAAAAATGATCATTATATCACTTGCGTTGTACCTTGAACCCAGGCTTAGTTAATTCCTTAAGGTTAAGGATGTTATCAATCTCATCATCACTAAACCCCAACTCCTTAAGTACGTCCCTAATGCTGCGGCCCATCATTAATTCCCTGCTCAATTCAGCAGCCTTCTCATAACCTATCATGGGCGTGAGCATGGTTATCAAGGCCAGTGATTTCTCAGCATATCTACGCATGACATCCACGTTGGGGGTTAACCCATCAATCACGAGTTTCGTGAACTTCCTAATTCCCTCACTCAATATACTCATCTCCATGATTATGTCATAACCAATGACTGGTATACCCATGCTTAACTCAAACTCCCCAAGCATTGAGGCATGCTCAATCGACTTATCGAGGCCCAATACCTGCGCTATAGCCTGTAAAAGGGACTCCACGGTAACTGGGTTAGTCTTACCAGGCATTATGCTAGACCCAGCAACCTCGCCTTGTGTAGGTATGTCTATCTCATTAAGCCCTGTGAACGGCCCTGAAAACATTAGCCTAATATCCTGGCCAAGCCTATGAAGGTCCAGTGATAGTGCCTTAATTGCACTTGATAACATTACTAAATCGGTGAGTAATTTCATAGACATGAACGGGTTAACCCTTACGAAATCCAGCCCAGTTACCTCATTAATTACCTTAACAACCTCATCACCAAATCTTGGATGCGTATTAAAGCCAGTACCGACCGCGGTACCACCAATTGGTAATCCCTTAACGAAGTTGATGGTATAATCGAGTAATTGAACGTCACGCAAAAACGCATCTAGGTAACCGGATAATTCCTGACCAAGGGTTACCGGCAACGCATCCCTTAAGTGTGTTCTACCGGGCTTAACAATATCACTAAACTCATTGACCTTCCTACGTAGTGAGACTATTAAATCATTAATTGCAGGCCTTAATGACTCCACGTACTCCATAACTGCGGCAACCCTAATGGCCGTGGGCACAACATCATTTGATGATTGGCCAAGGTTCACGTGATCGTTGGGATGCACCTTAACACCGAGATCCAAATATGCGTGCTTAGCGATGACCTCATTAATATTCATGTTTAAGCCGGTGCCAGAACCGGTTTGATACACGTCAAGTATTACCTCATCATCATACTTACCACTCATTAATTCTTGGGAGACCCTCATTATTGCACTACCAACATCACTACTTAATAGCCCAAGCTCCACATTAACCTTGGCTGCGGCATACTTAATGAGCCCCATCGCCCATATTATCCTACGCGGAAACCTAGTACCCGTGTCCAGGTAGAGATCCCTCGCCTTCTCTACAAACTCCACAATAATAAATTCAGGCATATATTTAATAATGCGATTGCTGAGTTCGCGAATCTAAACTGTAAAGGTACGTCTTAAGAATGCATGAACTATGACAAAAATCTTCGAAGTATACCTATTAAGACACATCATATGTTTAACGGTATTATAAAATACTATAAATATGTATAGAAGCTAATATTTTTGTTCATAATTTAAGATAAATAAATACAGTTTTATTAATATCAGGAACGCATGCATTAACGTGAGGAAGACAGCCATTCACATAATTAGGGGTAACTGGACAAGGGATGGAGCAGGCGTTAAGCTATATAGGGTATTTGGCGATCCACGTATTGCCGAGATAACAGACCCATTTCTACTCCTTGATCATTTCGGCTCAAGAGATCCTAATGACTATATGATGGGGTTTCCATGGCATCCGCACAGGGGTATTGAAACAGTGACCTATTTATTGAATGGGGAGGTTCACCATAGGGATAGTACAGGGAATGAGGGGATTATTGGTCCTGGGGATGCCCAGTGGATGACCGCCGGCAGTGGTATCTTCCATGAAGAGATGCCAAAGCCCATTAGAAAAGTTACATTGGATGGCAATGAGATTTACGACACGGAGGTTAACGGCTTTCAACTTTGGGTAAACCTACCCAGCAAGTATAAGATGAGGGTTCCTAAGTACAGGAACGTCCTCAGGAAGCACATACCAGTGGTTGAGTTGGAGAGTGGTGGTAGGGCCGTGATTATTGCGGGAAGAATTAGGGTGAGTGGTTATGGGATTGTTGAGGGACCAGTTAATGACTTAACAACACCAATACATTACCTAGATGTTCAATTGCCCGAGGAGTCAACCTTCAATTACGAAGTTAATGATGGATATACCGCATTGATTTATATGGTTGATGGTGAAGCATCCCTTGATCAGTGGCACGTTGCTAAACGCGGGGAGCTCGTTGTCCTAACAAGAGATGGGGATGAGGTTATAGTGAAAACAGGCGAGAAGCCCGCCAGATTCTTATTAATGGCTGGTAGGCCTATCGGTGAGCCAATTGCGTGGTATGGACCCATAGTAATGAATACCTGGGATGAAATAAGAAGGGCCTTTGATGAGCTGCGAAGGGGTACGTTCATTAAGGCAAGGCCTGAAGTCCAGGATTATTAATGGGGTTAAGGTAATGAAAATGAAAAAGAATAAATTCAATACTTAAGCGATATATATGATGAGTACTAATAATTTAAATGATGCCATGCTTACGACGTTAGAATCCCTATTTAGTGCATTAGCTGATAGGACTAGGCTTGAGATTGTGCTATTTATAATGAGAAACGGAAAGGCATCAGTACAGGAAATAGCCCGTGGCATTAATAAGTCACAATCATTAGTGTCTCATCACTTAGCCTGCCTTAGGAACTGCGGTATAGTTAAGACAGAGAGGAAGGGTAAGTACGTTTACTACTCATTACTAGATAATGAGGTTGTAAGTATAATTAAGTTGGCCGTGGAACACGCAATGAAGTTTAGCCAATCAATATTAGCGTGTGAAATAATTAATGAGGAGAAAAATAGAAATGAGATAGAAACTCGGGTAAACCTTACTTAGTAATTAACCAACTCCCACTACATCTAATAGACCATTTATGGTGTTTGATAAGTCAACATTACTATAAATTATCCTTCCATTGGGAGATATTAAATAGTAGATGTCTGGATAACCATGCGGATCATATGCTTCAGTCATTTCAAGGCTTGCATAACCTATTATGAACAGCCTTGAATTATTACCCGCAAAGTAGTTAACGAATATACCTACTGGCGTTCCTGAGTAGCCTAAATCATTGTATGGTTCGAGTATTATGACCGTGACATTCCTCGCGGCTAATAACTGCGCATAATGACTTAGCGTGAGAACACCGTATGCGCAACTACTACACCAAGTGGCTGCGAAGTAGAGTAATACGTAGTGTCCGTGGTGAAGGAAATCCGATAGATTCACCGTGGTTCCATTATCCAGCGTAAACTGCGCATTTGGTGCGTAATCACCTACTTTTATTCCTACCTTGACCACTGATGAATTATATAGTACAATTATAAGACTTAATGTAACCACGGTAAGTATTACCATGATTATTACGTATAAGAGAATGCGGGTATTCACGGTCATCACCTAATGATTGAACAAAAACATAGTCTCTTAGATGATAGATACAGGGAATAATATGCAAGTATCAGCGCCAAAAACATTATAATAGGATCCCACTCGGCTATGAAACCCATTATCTTACCATTAA from Vulcanisaeta distributa DSM 14429 harbors:
- a CDS encoding class I SAM-dependent methyltransferase encodes the protein MVSNYGYFEQFDERTARIYRFLEVLLLWSYKLTANTLRKFVKPPARILEIGPGTGRLANILSGYGYHVVGADVSLPMLRQARRFWRPDFVNAGSWALPITPGRFDAAIAMFTLHHWGDHALSIRNVYDSLRPNSVFIIVEADADKIGTLGSHSCSERCLANVLTPYFNADFIRSFPLIIAIGRKLK
- a CDS encoding HEPN domain-containing protein — translated: MSGLYVSKLKRRALNALRIAENTDDFDLAMFLIDQALQLYIKAVYFELFGSKVRGHGIRELIGMLIKGLGSQGFSELVRELRDFVIYNRDILIMLEEAYTEGRYGEISYDIDDISKALNVAKELIRLLDRVVSNVKLG
- a CDS encoding nucleotidyltransferase domain-containing protein, translating into MSSWVRYHFEHLRRWREYAVAVMRAARDLIPGVRVFVIGGVAEGRTTVLSDIDILIIIPREVTVNKGRLYRDILIRAMDVYGLPWDAPVELHIVNDDEGRYYFESSSRVIEIDDGSR
- a CDS encoding thioredoxin domain-containing protein, with translation MDIDERIQCLSQSRSPYVLEALNSPVKWWGWCAKAFEKAINEDKPLLIDIGAGWCHWCHVMDETTYKDPEVVQLINDYFIPIKVDRDERPDIDRRYQEAALLIAGQGGWPLTVFATPKGEVIYAGTYFPPRDGMGLPGMVRVLRAVLDAYRSRRDQIGELIREISNAITSSYVSTVTDNLDIGVVDDVVVKIVDMYDNEHGGFGMAPKFPQVTYHALLLYRGFYTGSALINIVRETLIRMGRGGIYDQLGGGFHRYSVDSGWLIPHFEKLLIDNAELLMNYSEAYAITMDDELREIGVGIINYVNDTLANPDGGYYASQDADVDFKDEGGYYKWSVDELRGLLSNDEFNIIYWYFGIFKFRGNEKAVLHRALSIEEVANKLGISINMARSLLNSAISKMINARRQRKSPRIDTTIYAGWSSAMAIAYTMASDYMSINGVIEHSLKIIDFIMNNMYRSDGLRRAFRCNTLSLPGLLEDYSYTLLAALMAYSHTGDRKYLEFAIKLGNDIVDKFRAPDGGFYDTDMPDEPMTLRIKPIADTPNWSPNSLALIALMNLYRVTGIDKFSKEVNNGIRALYSLAMRYGPAASSYFIALDWYLRDPPKVVIVGDANDDFIRLLRMALRTFRPGKLVIPIISDSVDDLLMDNSIRAMVNEYRRKGSPLAYVCAYSACTTPIVNEETLRNVLTDFMRDRYA
- a CDS encoding sulfurtransferase, whose translation is MESLTEVEDILSYLNRGFASFISSPYIVVEIDENPGAGYLSWHIPGSTLLRLYGDLLRDVGIIRDYEALIMDLAVKGITRDRHIVLLDEIDNRHAALAYMVLKALGFKHISLLNGGKVNWLIHKGPLCTCNGHVYSSNFNQRDWLNVVVNLKDYFVNFDQVYELVTNGNIGGDTLLIDVRSPCEYMGSDVDIWGHIPGAINMPWNLFLEPRTNRFRDRDEIVKVVDRYGLSQNDNIILYCRTGGRSALVWFALTELLGFSKVRVYLGSWLDWISRGAPIKRGEEP
- a CDS encoding DsrE/DsrF/DrsH-like family protein, which gives rise to MAEERKLGIVFASGAANRICCLVVYGAAALAAGYKVVVHLVNEGLVAFRKDVLPRLNTQDLGVTIGPAMYVPYIETYLRNLKNAVEKGEFKDWYSYLKELKSVYGDKFKIYACPLAAQLYNIKKEDLVDIVDEIKGAESFLEEVYGGPILYL
- a CDS encoding class II fumarate hydratase; the protein is MPEFIIVEFVEKARDLYLDTGTRFPRRIIWAMGLIKYAAAKVNVELGLLSSDVGSAIMRVSQELMSGKYDDEVILDVYQTGSGTGLNMNINEVIAKHAYLDLGVKVHPNDHVNLGQSSNDVVPTAIRVAAVMEYVESLRPAINDLIVSLRRKVNEFSDIVKPGRTHLRDALPVTLGQELSGYLDAFLRDVQLLDYTINFVKGLPIGGTAVGTGFNTHPRFGDEVVKVINEVTGLDFVRVNPFMSMKLLTDLVMLSSAIKALSLDLHRLGQDIRLMFSGPFTGLNEIDIPTQGEVAGSSIMPGKTNPVTVESLLQAIAQVLGLDKSIEHASMLGEFELSMGIPVIGYDIIMEMSILSEGIRKFTKLVIDGLTPNVDVMRRYAEKSLALITMLTPMIGYEKAAELSRELMMGRSIRDVLKELGFSDDEIDNILNLKELTKPGFKVQRK
- a CDS encoding pirin family protein, with product MRKTAIHIIRGNWTRDGAGVKLYRVFGDPRIAEITDPFLLLDHFGSRDPNDYMMGFPWHPHRGIETVTYLLNGEVHHRDSTGNEGIIGPGDAQWMTAGSGIFHEEMPKPIRKVTLDGNEIYDTEVNGFQLWVNLPSKYKMRVPKYRNVLRKHIPVVELESGGRAVIIAGRIRVSGYGIVEGPVNDLTTPIHYLDVQLPEESTFNYEVNDGYTALIYMVDGEASLDQWHVAKRGELVVLTRDGDEVIVKTGEKPARFLLMAGRPIGEPIAWYGPIVMNTWDEIRRAFDELRRGTFIKARPEVQDY
- a CDS encoding ArsR/SmtB family transcription factor yields the protein MSTNNLNDAMLTTLESLFSALADRTRLEIVLFIMRNGKASVQEIARGINKSQSLVSHHLACLRNCGIVKTERKGKYVYYSLLDNEVVSIIKLAVEHAMKFSQSILACEIINEEKNRNEIETRVNLT
- a CDS encoding peroxiredoxin family protein, which produces MTVNTRILLYVIIMVILTVVTLSLIIVLYNSSVVKVGIKVGDYAPNAQFTLDNGTTVNLSDFLHHGHYVLLYFAATWCSSCAYGVLTLSHYAQLLAARNVTVIILEPYNDLGYSGTPVGIFVNYFAGNNSRLFIIGYASLEMTEAYDPHGYPDIYYLISPNGRIIYSNVDLSNTINGLLDVVGVG